Within Winogradskyella helgolandensis, the genomic segment TAACTCTGCATTATTAGGATCTTTTTTAGTTGCTTCTTCCATTAAATCTTTAAAACGTTCTCTGTTACCCATTTTAAGATAAACATTAGCTTCTGATAATAATAATCCTATATCATCAGGATTTTCAGCTCTAGCATCTGCCATAGCTCCTAAAGCTTTTTCATTCTCACCTTGAGACACATATATTAAAGCAATGTTTTTTACAATTTCAGCCGTTTTCGACTCACTTTTCTGGTCTCTAGGATCTTTATGTAACTTAGCCTTAACTGAAAAATCTCTTGATGCTTTATCTGAAAAGTTTTCTTCAGTTCCTGTTTCAACGTTAGTTGCGTAATAATTCATCTCTGCACCATTATAACCCATATTTTTAAGTTGAAGGTAATAATCTAAGGCTGAATCATAATCAGGTACTGTAACTGCAGATGAAGCTGCATAGTATAAGTATAATGTATCTTTTGGAGACATTCTGTACACTTTCTCAAAGCGTTTTGCTGCAACTTTATAATTTTTATTAGTAAAAGCCTCATTTGCTTTGGTTAAAAAAGTATTAACCATACCAGTAGTCATTTCATTAGCTTCTTGAGTATATTTTAATTTACCCATTTTAGATTCTAAATCTTTCAAGTTATCTAAACTTGTTATAGCCTCATCGATATTAGCATCTGTCCCAGCACCATTAGCATACAATGCCTTTGCTTTTAATAAATAAAATTTAGCTTTAGACTTGTCGTCCATACTCCCCATTAAAGCTTCAGCTGCTACGGTCGCTGATTTAGCATCAGCAAAATTTGAATTTTTAAGTGCTTTCTCTATTGCCTTTATCTCATTTTTTTGCGCAAAAGACAATGACGTAATTGCTAAAACTAGCACTAATGTCAGTAATTTTTTCATCTTGTATTAAATCGTTTTTGTTGTTAATTATTCGCTTTCTGTGTCATTATTATCAATAGCCGTGCCATCATCAATAGAGTCTTCATTGTCCAATACTTCAGCATCTATATCTATTATGGCTTCCTCCTCTTCATCTTTCATTACTTTTGCAACAGCTGCAATAGAATCGTTTCCTTTTAAGTTAATAAGTTTTACACCTTGTGTTGCTCTACCCATTACTCGTAAATCAGCTACTGCCATTCTAATAGCTATTCCAGATTTATTAATAATCATTAAATCATCTTCATCGGTTACATTTTTAATAGAGACTAAATTACCGGTCTTTTCCGTAATAGAAATGGTTTTTACACCTTTCCCTCCTCTATTGGTAATTCTATAATCCTCTAAACTTGAACGTTTTCCATAACCATTTTCAGAAACCACTAAGATGTTACTTTCCATGTCATCTACAGCAATCATTCCGATAACTTCATCTGTCTTTTCATCTTGAAGTCTAATACCACGAACACCCGAAGCATTTCTACCCATTGGTCTTGTTTTGGCTTCTTCAAAACGAATAGCTTTACCAGATTTTAAGGCTAACATCACTTGGCTTTCACCTGTTGTTAACTTCGCTTCTAATAAAACATCATCCTCCTTAATAGTAATAGCATTAATACCGTTAGATCTTGGTCTAGAATATTGTTCTAAAGAAGTTTTCTTAACCTGACCTTGTTTAGTTGCCATAATGACATAATGATTATTAATGTACTCTTCATCTTTTAAATCTTGAGTACAGATAAAAGCCATTACTTTATCATCTTGTTCAATATTTATTAAATTCTGAATAGCTCTACCTTTAGATGTTTTAGAGCCTTCTGGGATTTCGTAAACGCGCATCCAGAAACATTTTCCTTTTTGCGTAAAGAATAACATATATTGGTGGTTAGTCCCTACAAATAAATGTTCTAAGAAATCTTCATTACGTGTTGTTGATGCCTTTTGTCCAACTCCACCTCTATGTTGTGTTTTATATTCTGAAAGTAAAGTTCTCTTAATATAACCTGCATGTGAAATAGTAATGACAACTTGTGCGTCTGGTATCATGTCTTCAATACTTACATCTCCACCTGCATACTCTATTATTGAACGACGCTCATCTCCATATTTATCTCTAACAACTTCAAGCTCTCCTTTAATAATATCCATACGACGTTCTTTCTTGTCTAAGATATCTTTAAGGTCAATAATGGTTTTCATGATCTCGTCATATTCAGAACGTAATTTATCTTGTTCTAAACCTGTTAACTGACGCAAACGCATTTCAACAATAGCTTTTGCCTGAATCTCTGATAATTTAAAACGCTCAATTAAATTATTACGAGCCTCATCTGCATTAGATGATGCACGGATAATTTTAATTACTTCATCAATATTATCCGAAGCAATAATTAAACCTTCTAAGATATGTGCACGTTCTTCAGCCTTACGTAATTCGTAAGTGGTACGTCTTACAACAACATCATGTCTATGCTCAACGAAATAGTGGATTAATTCTTTTAGGTTTAATAATTGCGGACGACCATTAACTAGTGCAATATTATTCACACTAAACGACGTTTGTAAAGCCGTATATTTAAATAACTTATTAAGGACGATATTAGGAATAGCATCACGTTTTATAACGTAAACAATTCGCATACCATTTCTATCCGATTCATCTCTAATGGTAGCAATGCCTTCTAGCTTTTTATCGTTAACTAAGTCAGCAGTTTTCTTAATCATGTCTGCCTTGTTAACCTGATAAGGAATCTCTGTAACAAT encodes:
- a CDS encoding tetratricopeptide repeat protein codes for the protein MKKLLTLVLVLAITSLSFAQKNEIKAIEKALKNSNFADAKSATVAAEALMGSMDDKSKAKFYLLKAKALYANGAGTDANIDEAITSLDNLKDLESKMGKLKYTQEANEMTTGMVNTFLTKANEAFTNKNYKVAAKRFEKVYRMSPKDTLYLYYAASSAVTVPDYDSALDYYLQLKNMGYNGAEMNYYATNVETGTEENFSDKASRDFSVKAKLHKDPRDQKSESKTAEIVKNIALIYVSQGENEKALGAMADARAENPDDIGLLLSEANVYLKMGNRERFKDLMEEATKKDPNNAELQYNLGVLAAEGGNSEAAIKYYEKAVAINPNYVDAYTNIAVVILDGEAKIVEEMNGLGTSKADNLKYDELKEERTQVYQKAIPYLEKALELKNTNVDAARTLMNIYSALGETDKFKMMKAKVEAMEASANGK
- the gyrA gene encoding DNA gyrase subunit A, which gives rise to MAEGEKLIPINIEDEMKSAYIDYSMSVIVSRALPDVRDGLKPVHRRVLYGMHELGIRANSAHKKSARIVGEVLGKYHPHGDTSVYDAMVRMAQEWSLRYMLVDGQGNFGSVDGDSPAAMRYTEARMRKISEDMLADIDKETVDHKLNFDDTLQEPTVLPTRIPGLLVNGASGIAVGMATNMPPHNLTEVVNGTIAYIDNNDIEIDELIQHIKAPDFPTGGTIYGYDGVKEAFHTGRGRIVMRAKAIIEEVQGRECVIVTEIPYQVNKADMIKKTADLVNDKKLEGIATIRDESDRNGMRIVYVIKRDAIPNIVLNKLFKYTALQTSFSVNNIALVNGRPQLLNLKELIHYFVEHRHDVVVRRTTYELRKAEERAHILEGLIIASDNIDEVIKIIRASSNADEARNNLIERFKLSEIQAKAIVEMRLRQLTGLEQDKLRSEYDEIMKTIIDLKDILDKKERRMDIIKGELEVVRDKYGDERRSIIEYAGGDVSIEDMIPDAQVVITISHAGYIKRTLLSEYKTQHRGGVGQKASTTRNEDFLEHLFVGTNHQYMLFFTQKGKCFWMRVYEIPEGSKTSKGRAIQNLINIEQDDKVMAFICTQDLKDEEYINNHYVIMATKQGQVKKTSLEQYSRPRSNGINAITIKEDDVLLEAKLTTGESQVMLALKSGKAIRFEEAKTRPMGRNASGVRGIRLQDEKTDEVIGMIAVDDMESNILVVSENGYGKRSSLEDYRITNRGGKGVKTISITEKTGNLVSIKNVTDEDDLMIINKSGIAIRMAVADLRVMGRATQGVKLINLKGNDSIAAVAKVMKDEEEEAIIDIDAEVLDNEDSIDDGTAIDNNDTESE